Proteins encoded within one genomic window of Deltaproteobacteria bacterium:
- a CDS encoding cytochrome c3 family protein translates to MRKLLGFGILLAMLGIFWMPAAFDARAETAANQPKMKEFRIERSMPKEAVACIGCHKKEHPGLFTDWAQSRHAAANITCFDCHKAEEFDPDVSKEHYKQYERSDTAFGTREYKVPVAAVVTPKDCSRCHPDEAAQYQRSKHANTQEVIWQIDPWLMNGMNSDFERASGCFHCHGTILKMKDGKMDLDTWPNVGVGRINFDGSRGSCTSCHTRHRFSVMEARKPEACGQCHLGPDHPQIEIYMESKHGDIYTAHGDDYNWNSAPGTWTAGVDFRGPTCAACHMSGSGTVLTSHDVTERLAWEIQAPLTIRPSDFKPFPANTDWQKERDKMKEVCMQCHGKTWVDGHFSKLDKVVEEYNEVYFKPAKALLDQLYVKGLLDKTKFFDEELEVECSQRFPQRHGQ, encoded by the coding sequence ATGAGAAAGCTGTTGGGATTCGGGATTTTGTTGGCGATGTTGGGAATCTTTTGGATGCCGGCCGCCTTCGATGCTCGCGCGGAAACGGCTGCAAACCAACCCAAAATGAAAGAGTTCAGGATCGAGCGCAGCATGCCCAAAGAGGCGGTTGCCTGCATCGGGTGTCACAAAAAGGAGCATCCCGGTCTGTTTACGGACTGGGCTCAAAGCCGGCATGCAGCCGCGAACATTACCTGTTTTGACTGCCACAAGGCGGAGGAGTTCGATCCCGACGTCAGCAAGGAGCATTATAAGCAGTATGAAAGATCGGATACGGCTTTCGGAACGCGGGAATATAAGGTTCCCGTGGCCGCCGTGGTGACGCCCAAGGACTGCTCGCGCTGTCATCCGGACGAGGCCGCCCAGTACCAACGCAGCAAGCATGCGAATACACAGGAAGTGATCTGGCAGATCGACCCGTGGCTCATGAACGGCATGAACAGCGATTTCGAACGGGCTTCGGGCTGTTTTCACTGTCACGGCACGATCTTGAAGATGAAAGACGGCAAGATGGATTTGGATACGTGGCCCAATGTGGGCGTGGGCCGGATCAATTTTGACGGCAGCCGGGGCAGTTGCACCAGTTGTCACACGCGGCACCGGTTTTCGGTCATGGAAGCCAGAAAGCCGGAAGCTTGCGGCCAGTGCCATCTCGGCCCGGATCATCCGCAGATTGAAATCTACATGGAGTCCAAACACGGTGACATCTATACGGCTCATGGGGACGACTACAACTGGAATTCGGCGCCGGGAACGTGGACGGCCGGTGTGGATTTCAGGGGTCCCACCTGCGCCGCCTGTCACATGTCCGGCTCGGGAACCGTGCTCACTTCGCATGACGTAACGGAACGGCTTGCCTGGGAGATTCAGGCGCCGTTGACCATACGCCCCTCGGATTTCAAACCCTTTCCGGCGAACACGGATTGGCAAAAAGAGCGGGATAAGATGAAAGAGGTGTGCATGCAATGCCACGGAAAGACTTGGGTGGACGGTCATTTCTCCAAGCTGGACAAGGTTGTGGAGGAATACAATGAAGTCTATTTCAAGCCCGCGAAGGCCTTGTTGGACCAGTTATATGTGAAGGGCCTTTTGGACAAGACGAAATTCTTCGACGAGGAACTCGAAGTGGAATGTAGCCAAAGATTTCCCCAACGCCACGGGCAATAG
- a CDS encoding NapC/NirT family cytochrome c — translation MKPYMKTILFICIGIILAFPLFSLSYYTLVRTSSPQFCTLCHEIQPAYNAWKTSTHANNGQGFVAVCMDCHLPAPEDTYQFFYAKTMHGIKDIFVHFTEDTYDREKNRKIAYATVKNDQCMKCHQNLLYIPNKRGAMLAHRTVVYAKPGEEKSCFNCHRNLVHTPRAYYNYKQYQMEYRGLGL, via the coding sequence ATGAAACCTTACATGAAGACGATCCTTTTCATCTGTATCGGCATCATATTAGCCTTTCCTTTGTTCAGTCTCTCCTACTACACCCTGGTCCGCACGTCCTCTCCTCAGTTTTGCACCTTGTGCCACGAGATCCAGCCTGCATACAACGCCTGGAAGACATCGACTCACGCGAACAATGGTCAGGGTTTCGTGGCGGTATGCATGGACTGTCACCTGCCGGCGCCGGAAGACACGTACCAGTTTTTTTATGCCAAGACCATGCACGGCATAAAAGACATCTTTGTGCATTTTACGGAAGATACCTATGACAGAGAGAAAAACAGGAAGATCGCTTACGCGACCGTAAAAAACGACCAGTGCATGAAATGTCACCAGAATCTCCTGTACATACCCAACAAACGGGGGGCGATGCTGGCCCACAGGACGGTGGTCTATGCCAAGCCCGGCGAAGAAAAAAGCTGCTTCAACTGCCACAGGAACCTGGTTCATACCCCCCGCGCGTACTACAATTACAAGCAATATCAAATGGAATACCGAGGCCTGGGACTCTGA
- a CDS encoding ATP-binding protein — protein sequence MYTNLHHNLGNRKIIVNQRKESVNVFSATGNKPVPVKLVNNDSYAEVSVRDHGPGIAPEFREVIFEKYWQAPSHKGGALGKKGTFGVGLAACKGLVEAHGGKIWVESTGEAGCRFCFTLPKGGPS from the coding sequence ATATACACTAACTTGCATCATAACCTCGGGAACCGTAAAATAATAGTAAATCAGCGTAAAGAATCTGTAAATGTTTTTTCCGCAACCGGTAACAAGCCCGTGCCGGTAAAGCTTGTCAACAACGATTCCTACGCGGAAGTGTCGGTCCGGGATCACGGCCCGGGAATCGCGCCCGAGTTCAGAGAGGTCATTTTCGAGAAATACTGGCAGGCTCCTTCACACAAGGGCGGTGCTTTGGGGAAGAAAGGGACCTTCGGCGTCGGACTGGCTGCTTGTAAAGGCCTGGTGGAGGCGCACGGTGGGAAGATCTGGGTCGAGAGCACCGGCGAGGCCGGATGCCGTTTCTGTTTCACGCTTCCCAAAG